The segment TGATGCCCCTGATATTGTGCGGATTGTGCAGGGGCGCCAGTTCGATCAGCGAGCGCAACGCGGCCATCATGGTGTCGGTAATGAGAGCCGAATCTGAAAACTGCTCGCCGCCGTGGACTACGCGGTGGCCGACTGCCTCGATCTCTTTCTTACTCGCGATCACGCCATGATTCGGCGACATCAGCATGGTGATGACATACTCTACAGCTTGGATATGATCGAGAATCTCGGCGGAGACCTTGACTTCGTTGCGATCGTGTGGCTTATGCGTGACAACCGAGCCCGCCATGCCGATCCGGGAAACTGTCCCCTTGGCCAGTGATACCTCGGTCTGAGTGTCGATGAACTGGTATTTGACCGATGACGACCCGCAATTGAGCACGAGGATTTTCATCGCGTGCCTCCACCTGTGAGCGATACCGACGGCGCATAAATCCGGTTGCCGTCCTTGTCATACTCGAAGAACCCCTTGCCGGTCTTCACGCCGAGGTGTCCGGCCCGGACCAGTTTGCGTAGGATCGGGCAGGGGTTGTAGCGGTGCTCCGAAAGCTCCTTAAGCAGGTTCACCATCCAGGACATGACCACATCCAGGCCCATCTGATCGGCCAGCGCCAGCGGACCGACATTGAACCCGAATCCGAGCTTCATGGCCTCGTCGATATCGTCAGCGGAGGCTACTCCCTCCATGAGCACGTGCATCGCTTCGTTCAGCAGCGGCACGATGATTCGCGTGGTCACGTAGCCAGGGTACTCGTTGACCGTGATCCACTTCTTGTCAAGCATCTGGGCGAATTCGACCGCTTTTTGGAACGTGATCTCGTCGGTCCGCAACCCTTTGACAATTTCTACCAACGGAATGCGGGTAACCGGATTGAGGAAGTGCATACCGATGATCTTGTTGGGCCGTTCGGTGGCCTGGGCAATCTCGGAAATCGAGAGGGTTCCGGTGTTGGTTATGAGAAGAGTGTCGTCGGGGCAAATCCGATCGAGCTTGCCGAACAGGCCCCGTTTCATCTCGAGGTCTTCGGGAATAGCTTCGAGCACGATTTCAGCGTCCTCGGCCTGGGAGAGATCGGCGGTCGGGTGGATTCGGGATATGATCGCCTTTTTATCGGCCTGGGTCAAGCCCCAGCGACCGATTTCGCGGTCCATGGCTTCCTCAATACCGCGCATCCCTTTTTCGACAAGCTTGGTGGTGCGGTCCACCAGGGTGACGTCGTGGCCGGCGGCGGCGACCGCCTCGCTCAAGCCCTGTCCCATGGCGCCCGCGCCGATTATCATTATTCTCGATCCTGGCATAAATCTGTCCTTGTCAAAACAATAGTTCGTACCCCGGTACTAGTCCGGGCCGGGATATTATACCTATTCATTATCGGGTGGCAAGTGGCATATCATCGGCGACCGAACTGGTCGATTCGGGTTGCGTTTACCTGTGGCCGGACCGGGTAAATGATTGTATAATAACTCAGTGGCCGGAATCCGAGACCGTACCGGCCGAAACGAACGAAGCAAGTCCCGGAGGCAAAATGCTTCATGGTAAGGCGGTTTTGACAGTTCTGGCGCTGGTGGTTGGCGTGGCGGGTCAATCATGGGGGATCCAGCGGGTGGCGGCTAGATTCGCATATTTGGAGCTGCGATTTGCGTACGCAATGCCTCAGGGCGAGTATGATGGCCTGCCGGGATCAGAATTTGAGACCAACGACGGCTACGGCCTTGAGATCGATGGAACCCACATATACGAGGACGGATACTCGTTCGGCTTAGCCTATGGTAGACTCTTCGAGGGGAAGTGGGCGCTTGGCGCCGGATTCGAATACGCCAGGCACCGAGTGAAAAACCCGATCGTTGTGCCAGGTTTCGAGCCGGTACGAT is part of the Candidatus Zixiibacteriota bacterium genome and harbors:
- a CDS encoding 3-hydroxyacyl-CoA dehydrogenase NAD-binding domain-containing protein codes for the protein MPGSRIMIIGAGAMGQGLSEAVAAAGHDVTLVDRTTKLVEKGMRGIEEAMDREIGRWGLTQADKKAIISRIHPTADLSQAEDAEIVLEAIPEDLEMKRGLFGKLDRICPDDTLLITNTGTLSISEIAQATERPNKIIGMHFLNPVTRIPLVEIVKGLRTDEITFQKAVEFAQMLDKKWITVNEYPGYVTTRIIVPLLNEAMHVLMEGVASADDIDEAMKLGFGFNVGPLALADQMGLDVVMSWMVNLLKELSEHRYNPCPILRKLVRAGHLGVKTGKGFFEYDKDGNRIYAPSVSLTGGGTR